The following proteins come from a genomic window of Deltaproteobacteria bacterium:
- a CDS encoding VOC family protein produces MGRFRRLGRPARLAWALALRCTEIAVTRCPRGGPSVAPKEAPVSASRPFRVLGIQQIAVGGLDKGRLRKLWVDTLGLTRTGEFRSERENVDEDIAVAGSGPLKVEVDLMQPLDPAKSPKVHDPALNHVGLWIDDLHAAVAWLEKAGVRFTPGGIRKGAAGFDVCFIHPKGNEATPIGGEGVLIELVQAPPEVVSAFAKLASA; encoded by the coding sequence ATGGGGCGATTCAGGCGGCTCGGTCGCCCAGCGCGATTGGCCTGGGCGCTGGCGCTGCGCTGCACCGAGATCGCGGTTACACGTTGTCCCCGAGGCGGCCCGTCGGTCGCGCCAAAGGAGGCTCCGGTGTCCGCTTCGCGTCCGTTCCGAGTGCTTGGGATCCAGCAGATCGCGGTCGGCGGCCTCGACAAGGGTCGTCTGCGCAAGCTGTGGGTCGACACGCTCGGCCTCACGCGCACCGGTGAGTTCCGCAGCGAGCGCGAGAACGTGGACGAGGACATAGCGGTGGCCGGGTCGGGTCCGCTGAAGGTCGAGGTCGACCTGATGCAGCCGCTGGACCCTGCGAAGAGCCCGAAGGTGCACGATCCCGCCCTGAATCACGTGGGGCTCTGGATCGACGATCTGCACGCCGCGGTCGCGTGGCTCGAGAAGGCAGGCGTGCGCTTCACACCGGGCGGGATCCGTAAGGGCGCCGCGGGATTCGACGTGTGCTTCATCCACCCGAAGGGCAACGAGGCGACGCCGATCGGCGGCGAGGGCGTGCTGATCGAGCTCGTGCAGGCGCCGCCCGAGGTCGTCTCGGCATTCGCGAAGCTCGCGAGCGCGTAG
- a CDS encoding cistern family PEP-CTERM protein, which produces MRKLLVLLAATLFSFAANAATVATVDSVGDTFTISFNGIVDNPGPTVMPGLTADAQFTVTGWSTSSGVTTVKFDIFITNTSDASIWQSAVVTAIGFDTDPNATSGSSTGVFGKFVTGGSFPTGAGFSVEYCVSGNKNNCNGKGNTPLNVGQSGTASVTMTFAGSVGKLDFSNFGIRWQALDSKQLGIDDGSGIGKETSTPPIPEPASMAVFGLGALLVGATLRRRAA; this is translated from the coding sequence ATGCGGAAACTGCTCGTTCTTCTCGCGGCAACCCTGTTCTCGTTCGCCGCCAACGCTGCGACGGTCGCCACCGTCGACTCGGTCGGTGACACCTTCACCATCAGCTTCAACGGAATCGTCGACAACCCGGGTCCGACCGTGATGCCGGGCCTCACCGCGGACGCGCAGTTCACGGTGACCGGTTGGAGCACGAGCTCCGGCGTCACGACGGTGAAGTTCGACATCTTCATCACGAACACATCGGATGCGTCGATCTGGCAGAGCGCCGTCGTGACCGCGATCGGGTTCGACACCGATCCGAACGCGACGAGCGGCTCCTCGACGGGCGTGTTCGGCAAGTTCGTGACCGGCGGGAGCTTCCCGACCGGTGCCGGCTTCAGTGTCGAGTACTGCGTCAGCGGCAACAAGAACAACTGCAACGGCAAGGGCAACACGCCGCTGAACGTCGGCCAGAGCGGCACCGCGTCGGTGACGATGACGTTCGCCGGCAGCGTCGGAAAACTCGACTTCTCGAACTTCGGCATCCGCTGGCAGGCGCTCGACTCGAAGCAGCTCGGCATCGATGATGGCTCGGGCATCGGCAAGGAGACATCGACGCCGCCGATTCCGGAGCCGGCCTCGATGGCGGTGTTCGGCCTCGGCGCGCTGCTCGTCGGTGCGACCCTCCGCCGCCGCGCGGCCTAA
- the rimO gene encoding 30S ribosomal protein S12 methylthiotransferase RimO: protein MSDAPKASVHFRSLGCAKNLLDTEVMLGSLATRGYAIAESLEDADVAVVNTCSFIDSAREESVQAILEVADLRESGRLRGLVVAGCMPQRYGAALAKELPEVDAFVGTGAFQDIADILDDALAGRGRGVYVEAGRTHLYDDRAPRILTGAGHSAYVKIAEGCDRVCAFCAIPGIRGKFQSRRLESVVSEVQQLASLGVREINLVAQDSTSYGKDLAPREGAGRPKLADLVRALDASGAEAWIRLLYLYPSAVTADLIGAISGAKRVLPYVDVPLQHASDSVLAAMKRGTTGDRQRRLVEKLRAQIPQLTLRTTFVVGFPGETDDDFTELLEFVRWARFDRVGVFRYSDEEGTAGADLPNKVPRKLARERYRALTKLQASILAEKLTARVGETDLALVDAAIGRDKAQARLASQAPEIDGVTFVRGKNLRAGDLVRVRITGAKQGVDLEADAIEIVRAAESHAGPAVGGVAAR from the coding sequence ATGTCTGACGCGCCGAAAGCCTCGGTCCACTTCCGCAGCCTGGGCTGCGCGAAGAACCTGCTCGACACCGAGGTGATGCTCGGCTCGCTCGCGACGCGCGGATACGCGATCGCCGAGAGTCTCGAAGACGCGGACGTCGCGGTCGTGAACACGTGCTCGTTCATCGACAGCGCGCGCGAGGAGTCGGTGCAGGCGATCCTCGAGGTCGCGGACCTGCGCGAGAGCGGGCGGCTGCGCGGTCTCGTCGTCGCGGGCTGCATGCCGCAGCGCTACGGCGCGGCGCTCGCGAAGGAGCTGCCCGAAGTCGACGCGTTCGTCGGCACCGGCGCGTTCCAGGACATCGCGGACATCCTCGACGATGCGCTCGCGGGCCGGGGCCGCGGTGTCTACGTCGAGGCCGGCCGCACCCACCTCTACGACGATCGCGCGCCGCGCATCCTCACCGGCGCGGGCCACAGCGCGTACGTGAAGATCGCCGAGGGCTGCGACCGAGTGTGCGCGTTCTGCGCGATTCCCGGCATCCGCGGCAAGTTCCAGAGCCGGCGCCTCGAGAGCGTCGTGAGCGAGGTGCAGCAGCTTGCGAGCCTCGGCGTGCGCGAGATCAACCTCGTGGCGCAGGACTCGACGAGCTACGGGAAGGATCTCGCGCCGCGTGAAGGCGCGGGGCGCCCCAAGCTCGCGGATCTCGTGCGCGCTCTCGATGCGAGCGGCGCAGAGGCGTGGATCCGCCTGCTCTACCTCTACCCGAGCGCGGTGACCGCGGACCTGATCGGCGCGATCTCCGGCGCGAAGCGCGTGCTCCCTTACGTCGACGTGCCGCTGCAGCACGCGAGCGACTCGGTGCTCGCCGCGATGAAACGCGGCACCACGGGTGACCGCCAGCGGCGCCTCGTCGAGAAGCTGCGCGCACAGATTCCGCAGCTCACGCTGCGTACGACCTTCGTCGTGGGCTTCCCCGGCGAGACCGACGACGACTTCACCGAGCTGCTCGAGTTCGTGCGCTGGGCGCGCTTCGACCGCGTCGGTGTGTTCCGCTACTCGGACGAAGAAGGCACCGCGGGCGCCGATCTCCCGAACAAGGTGCCGCGCAAGCTCGCGCGCGAGCGCTACCGCGCGCTGACGAAGCTGCAGGCGAGCATCCTCGCCGAGAAGCTCACGGCGCGCGTGGGCGAAACGGATCTCGCGCTGGTCGACGCAGCGATCGGGCGCGACAAGGCGCAGGCGCGGCTCGCGAGCCAGGCGCCCGAGATCGACGGCGTCACGTTCGTGCGCGGCAAGAACCTGCGCGCGGGCGACCTCGTGCGCGTGCGCATCACGGGCGCGAAGCAAGGCGTCGACCTCGAGGCGGACGCGATCGAGATCGTGCGCGCCGCAGAGAGCCACGCGGGCCCCGCGGTGGGCGGCGTCGCGGCGCGTTAG
- a CDS encoding RlmE family RNA methyltransferase, which translates to MATYDRKDHYHQRAKAEGYRSRAAYKLIEIDDAQRILRRGMRVADLGCWPGGWLQVAAERVGLEGRVVGVDIAAIEPPLSLANVFALSGDLAEPSVIAALRSEAGARFDAVLSDAAPKLTGIRATDRAREEALLDAIAHAYPHLLGAGGTLLVKLLECPEAHAFELAVRKRFEATKVVKPKASRKGTTERYLLARGFRG; encoded by the coding sequence ATGGCGACCTACGACCGCAAAGACCACTACCACCAGCGCGCGAAGGCCGAGGGCTATCGCTCGCGCGCGGCGTACAAGCTGATCGAGATCGACGACGCGCAGCGCATTCTGCGGCGCGGCATGCGCGTCGCGGATCTCGGCTGCTGGCCGGGCGGCTGGCTACAGGTGGCCGCGGAGCGCGTGGGACTCGAGGGCCGCGTCGTGGGCGTCGACATCGCTGCGATCGAACCGCCACTCTCACTCGCGAACGTGTTCGCACTTTCGGGGGATCTCGCCGAACCGAGCGTGATCGCGGCGCTGCGATCCGAGGCCGGTGCCCGCTTCGACGCGGTGCTCTCCGATGCTGCGCCGAAGCTCACCGGCATCCGCGCCACGGATCGTGCCCGGGAAGAGGCGCTGCTCGACGCGATCGCTCACGCCTACCCGCACCTTCTCGGCGCGGGCGGCACGCTGCTCGTGAAGCTGCTCGAGTGCCCCGAAGCGCACGCGTTCGAGCTCGCCGTGCGGAAGCGCTTCGAGGCGACCAAGGTCGTGAAGCCCAAGGCGAGCCGGAAGGGCACGACCGAGCGCTACCTGCTCGCGCGCGGGTTCCGCGGCTAA
- the rplC gene encoding 50S ribosomal protein L3 — protein sequence MAIELLCRKIGMSRIFTESGECVPVTVLDAAPNTVVLKRTAERDGYSALQLGAGSRRDKTLSKAEVGHFKKAGVETQRVLAESRVDADEAGKHEVGAKISASDLFKPGQRVDVIGTSKGRGTQGVVKRHHFHIKKWTHGSHEGNRRPGSIGQRSYPGTVHKGKRMYGRMGNERVTTRNVLLVRVDSDKNLLLVRGAVPGHNNAVVKVRSAV from the coding sequence GTGGCCATCGAACTCTTGTGCCGCAAGATCGGCATGAGCCGCATCTTCACTGAGTCTGGCGAGTGCGTCCCCGTGACCGTGCTCGACGCCGCCCCCAACACCGTCGTGCTGAAGCGCACCGCGGAGCGCGACGGCTACAGCGCGCTGCAGCTGGGCGCGGGCAGCCGCCGCGACAAGACGCTGTCGAAGGCCGAGGTCGGGCACTTCAAGAAGGCCGGCGTCGAGACGCAGCGCGTGCTCGCCGAGAGCCGCGTCGACGCGGACGAGGCCGGCAAGCACGAGGTCGGCGCGAAGATCAGCGCGAGCGATCTCTTCAAGCCCGGCCAGCGCGTCGACGTGATCGGCACCTCGAAGGGCCGCGGCACGCAGGGCGTCGTGAAGCGCCACCACTTCCACATCAAGAAGTGGACGCACGGCTCGCACGAGGGCAACCGCCGGCCGGGCTCGATCGGCCAGCGCTCCTACCCCGGTACCGTGCACAAGGGCAAGCGCATGTACGGCCGCATGGGCAACGAGCGCGTCACGACGCGAAACGTGCTGCTCGTGCGTGTGGACTCGGACAAGAATCTGCTGCTGGTTCGCGGCGCGGTTCCCGGCCACAACAACGCCGTGGTGAAGGTGCGCAGCGCGGTCTAG
- a CDS encoding NAD-dependent isocitrate dehydrogenase — protein MGSRDGTAGKRHAAVLIPGDGIGPEVTEAACAVIAAAGVRIDWEMAEAGAEVVAKYGTPVPEAVLHAIRKTGLALKGPIGTPVGGGFKSANVTMRQSLDLFASVRPVKTLPGVPSRYTGIDLVMVRENTEDLYAGLEHRVAPGIVESLKVVTEAASLRIAEYAFALAEREGRREVAAVHKANIMKLSDGLFIECARRVAKRHPSVGFREIIVDNCAMQLVKDPTQFDVLLLGNLYGDILSDLGAGLVGGLGVVPGANVGESCAIFEAVHGSAPDIAGKRFANPTAVILSSVMLLRHLGETEAAARVERAVAATLADAANHTRDLGGSAGTDAFTRAVTSRLQ, from the coding sequence ATGGGTTCTAGGGATGGGACCGCAGGAAAGCGGCACGCGGCGGTGTTGATCCCGGGCGACGGGATCGGGCCGGAGGTGACCGAGGCCGCCTGCGCCGTGATCGCGGCGGCAGGCGTGCGGATCGACTGGGAGATGGCCGAGGCCGGGGCGGAGGTCGTCGCGAAGTACGGCACCCCGGTGCCGGAAGCCGTGCTGCACGCGATCCGCAAGACCGGGCTCGCGCTGAAGGGCCCGATCGGGACGCCGGTCGGCGGCGGCTTCAAGAGCGCGAACGTGACGATGCGGCAGTCGCTCGACCTGTTCGCCTCCGTGCGCCCCGTGAAGACGCTGCCCGGCGTGCCTTCGCGTTACACCGGGATCGACCTCGTGATGGTCCGCGAGAACACCGAGGACCTCTACGCCGGCCTCGAGCACCGCGTGGCGCCCGGCATCGTGGAGAGCCTCAAGGTCGTGACCGAGGCCGCCTCGCTGCGCATCGCGGAGTACGCGTTCGCACTGGCCGAGCGCGAGGGACGCCGCGAAGTCGCCGCGGTGCACAAGGCGAACATCATGAAGCTGAGCGACGGGCTCTTTATCGAGTGCGCCCGCCGCGTCGCGAAGCGGCACCCGAGCGTCGGCTTCCGCGAGATCATCGTCGACAACTGCGCGATGCAGCTCGTGAAGGACCCGACGCAGTTCGACGTGTTGCTGCTCGGGAACCTCTACGGCGACATCCTCTCGGACCTCGGCGCGGGCCTCGTCGGCGGCCTCGGCGTCGTGCCGGGCGCGAACGTGGGCGAGTCGTGCGCGATCTTCGAGGCGGTTCATGGCAGCGCGCCCGACATCGCGGGCAAGCGCTTCGCGAACCCGACCGCCGTGATTCTCTCGAGCGTGATGTTGTTACGGCACTTGGGCGAGACGGAAGCTGCCGCGCGCGTCGAGCGCGCGGTCGCGGCGACGCTCGCGGACGCCGCGAACCACACGCGCGACCTCGGCGGCAGCGCCGGCACCGACGCCTTCACGCGCGCCGTCACCTCGCGCCTGCAGTAG